The region GTACGCGTCGTGGGCGATCTGCAACACGTCCTCGGCCTCGAACTCCTCGCCGGTGACCGCCGCCTGTGCAACCGCCGGCAGGACGGCCAGCGAGTCGGGGTCCTTGACCGCCTGGGCGAAGGTCGCCCGCCCCTGTAGCACCAGCCAGCAGCGGAAATACTCGAAGCCGTCGTCGGAGCAGCCACCGTTGATCAGGTACGCCGCGCCCCAGAGATCGGCCCGGTAGGAGGCGGCCAGCACCCGCCACAGGTGCTGGTCGAAGCCGGCGATCTCGGTCACGTCCCGAGCCGCCAGCAGGGCCACCGCCCGCGCCGTGATCGCCTCGGTGCTGCCGTCGGCACCGGTGCGGGCATCATCGATCAGCGCCCAGAAGTCGTCGGTCCTCATGTCCCGGCAGTCTGGCAGACCGCTGTGACATCCCCCGCCACCCCCGCCGCCGGTGACGGCGATGCTCGTGGACCGGTCCCGCCAGCCCCTCCACCAGTAGTCCCGCCAGCCCCGCCACCAGTACTGGTGGACCGGTCCCGCCAGCCCCGCCACGGGTGCCGGCGACGGTGGGGCCGGCTGAGGCAGGATGGGGGCATGTCCGCGAGTTCGTTACCGCTGGTGCCGTACGGTGCGACCGCCGTCCGGCCGGACTGGGCCGATCTGCCGGCGGAACTGCGCGCCGCGATCGGCGCCCGGCTCGGGGCCCGGG is a window of Micromonospora sp. NBC_01699 DNA encoding:
- a CDS encoding DUF4240 domain-containing protein, whose amino-acid sequence is MRTDDFWALIDDARTGADGSTEAITARAVALLAARDVTEIAGFDQHLWRVLAASYRADLWGAAYLINGGCSDDGFEYFRCWLVLQGRATFAQAVKDPDSLAVLPAVAQAAVTGEEFEAEDVLQIAHDAYRKATASELPDQQHATYPELDEFWDFDDEASARQQLPRLAALFVEPPD